The Candidatus Nanohalovita haloferacivicina genome has a window encoding:
- a CDS encoding M48 family metallopeptidase: protein MMLEDQIAWNRRKSYLLLFIVPVILLALIFVSGSIFVPRASPFLILAAGSGISVLYVLFSYFKSDEMILSVVGAEPADREKHDQLYDLMEGLTISSGMEMPELYVQDKPGINAFATGRKPEDGKVCVTAGALEKLDQDELEGVLAHELAHIQNYDILFMTVAVALIGVISILSELLLHSMYFGGDDNSPPWLVVAGFALAILAPISARMVQLAMSRKREYLADASGAQMTRYPEGLASALEKIQNENSSMKVNKAVSHLYFSNPLGNKKNFFSTHPPLEQRIERLRNM, encoded by the coding sequence ATGATGCTGGAAGATCAGATCGCCTGGAACCGCAGAAAAAGTTACTTGCTTCTTTTTATAGTTCCAGTTATTCTTCTGGCCCTGATTTTTGTATCAGGAAGTATTTTTGTGCCGCGGGCCTCACCGTTCCTGATACTGGCTGCAGGTTCCGGTATCTCAGTTTTGTACGTGCTTTTTTCGTATTTCAAGAGCGATGAAATGATTTTATCGGTTGTAGGAGCCGAACCAGCTGACAGAGAGAAACACGACCAGCTCTATGACTTGATGGAGGGCCTGACTATTTCCTCAGGGATGGAGATGCCGGAGCTGTATGTTCAGGATAAACCCGGCATCAATGCTTTTGCCACCGGCCGCAAGCCCGAGGATGGAAAAGTATGTGTGACTGCCGGCGCACTTGAGAAGCTTGATCAGGACGAGCTGGAAGGTGTTCTGGCCCACGAACTGGCCCACATTCAGAACTACGACATACTGTTTATGACTGTTGCTGTTGCCTTGATCGGTGTAATCAGTATTTTAAGCGAGCTGCTTCTTCACAGCATGTACTTTGGTGGAGACGATAACTCTCCACCATGGCTTGTGGTCGCAGGTTTTGCACTGGCCATACTGGCCCCTATCTCCGCGAGAATGGTACAGCTGGCTATGAGCCGTAAAAGAGAATACCTTGCTGATGCATCTGGAGCGCAGATGACACGTTATCCTGAAGGCCTTGCATCAGCTCTGGAGAAAATACAGAATGAAAACTCATCTATGAAGGTTAACAAGGCAGTCAGCCATCTTTACTTCTCCAATCCTCTCGGCAACAAAAAGAACTTTTTCTCGACTCACCCTCCGCTAGAGCAGAGGATTGAAAGATTGCGGAACATGTAG
- a CDS encoding winged helix-turn-helix transcriptional regulator — MQKQKKGPCSIIESFDMIGSKWKLIILNDLQNGEKRFNELKRSTEASSRTLSRVLENLREEGLVEKRVEDGNPVASYYSLTEAGKSLCPVFEEIEAWAEEWLD, encoded by the coding sequence ATGCAGAAACAGAAGAAAGGCCCATGCTCAATCATAGAATCCTTCGACATGATAGGCTCCAAATGGAAACTGATAATACTGAACGACCTCCAGAATGGAGAAAAAAGATTCAATGAACTGAAAAGATCGACAGAGGCCTCCTCAAGAACTCTTTCACGTGTACTGGAGAATCTTCGTGAAGAAGGCCTTGTAGAGAAAAGAGTGGAGGATGGTAATCCTGTTGCATCTTACTACTCGCTGACGGAGGCTGGAAAATCTCTTTGTCCGGTATTTGAGGAGATTGAGGCCTGGGCTGAAGAATGGCTTGACTAA
- a CDS encoding nitroreductase family protein has protein sequence MTSQELNELRSEAEENRGPGHEIEPLLYQRWSPRSIGTDMTEEDLEALFEAARWAPSSYNNQSWRFIYATHEDSEFEDFVDLMGDFNTEWAGKAFALVVIASKTTFDHNGEESITHSFDTGAAWQNLALEATRRGLVAHGMQGFDYSKAREKLSIPEEFDVEAMIAIGSKEDEEDVDEDAQVEPNGRKSLDEIRSKGSFDF, from the coding sequence ATGACATCGCAGGAACTGAATGAGTTAAGGAGTGAAGCTGAAGAAAATCGGGGACCAGGCCACGAAATTGAGCCTCTGCTATATCAGAGGTGGAGCCCTAGAAGTATAGGAACCGATATGACCGAGGAAGATCTTGAAGCTCTTTTCGAGGCTGCTAGATGGGCGCCTTCAAGCTACAATAATCAGAGCTGGAGGTTTATCTACGCAACACACGAGGACAGTGAGTTTGAAGATTTCGTAGATCTTATGGGAGATTTCAACACAGAATGGGCTGGCAAAGCTTTTGCACTGGTTGTAATTGCTTCAAAAACAACTTTTGACCACAACGGAGAAGAATCAATAACTCATTCGTTCGATACCGGTGCCGCATGGCAAAATCTCGCTCTCGAAGCCACGAGAAGAGGCCTAGTAGCTCACGGCATGCAGGGGTTCGATTATTCTAAGGCCCGAGAAAAACTTTCAATACCAGAAGAATTTGATGTAGAGGCCATGATCGCCATAGGATCAAAAGAAGACGAGGAAGACGTTGATGAAGATGCACAGGTAGAGCCGAACGGAAGAAAATCCCTTGATGAAATAAGATCAAAAGGAAGTTTTGACTTCTGA
- a CDS encoding VOC family protein: MKPEVWGLHHFTAIAGDPTENAKFYVNTLGLRMVKKTVNHDAPEMYHLFYGDREGSPGTSVTFFPGMAEQKGKAGAGMITELGLRIPENSVSYWKERLEDEKVDFEEKNWHGKETLSFEDPDGLSLRLVPEDNEEYKTWEDSTVPEKNQIQGMYHVTVQAHDSEDLEKVLDIMNLEKEEEFENKFFRAEDGSGVEIIESAEHGRMGRGSVHHTAFKAAESEEELENWRDQLIRIGLRPSPVISRKYFSSIYCRMPTGVLFEFSTMGPGYTADESVEELGSNFVLPEELQDRREQILENLPEFREEEINQ; encoded by the coding sequence ATGAAACCAGAAGTCTGGGGCCTACATCATTTCACAGCAATCGCCGGAGACCCGACTGAAAATGCCAAGTTCTACGTTAATACTCTAGGCCTGAGAATGGTCAAGAAGACTGTAAATCACGATGCCCCGGAAATGTATCATCTTTTCTACGGAGATAGAGAAGGTTCTCCCGGCACAAGCGTGACATTTTTCCCCGGTATGGCAGAGCAGAAAGGGAAGGCAGGCGCAGGAATGATCACAGAGCTAGGCCTCAGAATACCGGAGAACTCAGTTAGTTACTGGAAAGAAAGACTGGAAGACGAAAAAGTAGATTTCGAGGAGAAGAACTGGCATGGAAAGGAAACACTGAGTTTTGAGGATCCTGACGGCCTCTCACTCAGACTTGTTCCTGAAGATAATGAGGAGTACAAGACCTGGGAAGACAGCACAGTACCTGAAAAAAACCAGATTCAGGGCATGTATCACGTAACTGTACAGGCCCATGATTCAGAGGATCTGGAGAAAGTTCTTGATATCATGAATCTTGAGAAGGAAGAAGAGTTTGAGAACAAGTTCTTCAGGGCTGAAGACGGTTCTGGTGTAGAAATAATCGAGTCAGCGGAGCATGGAAGAATGGGCCGTGGAAGCGTGCACCACACGGCCTTCAAAGCTGCCGAGTCAGAGGAAGAGCTTGAAAACTGGCGGGATCAGCTTATCAGAATAGGATTAAGGCCTTCACCTGTTATCAGCAGGAAATACTTTTCCTCCATTTACTGTCGTATGCCTACAGGAGTTCTATTCGAGTTTTCAACGATGGGACCAGGCTATACTGCAGATGAATCAGTTGAAGAACTAGGCTCTAACTTTGTACTGCCGGAAGAACTTCAGGATAGAAGAGAGCAGATTCTCGAAAACCTTCCTGAGTTCAGAGAGGAGGAGATCAACCAGTGA
- a CDS encoding alpha/beta hydrolase: MSQRIHEDQPVQSAGLNLEEAERAVIMLHGRGASAGGMIRMSEKLPEAAYLAPQASKRTWYPRSFLEPREKNQPHLDSALNTVDHLVEKASEEVGTENVVLLGFSQGACLASEYAASNPEKYGGIILFSGGLIGEEVGEFSGDMESTRVFIGCADNDPHIPLERVEKTEEIFNSLNADVEKYIMQGSHHGIVDHEIEKASEIIK; this comes from the coding sequence GTGAGCCAGAGGATCCACGAGGATCAGCCTGTTCAATCTGCAGGATTAAATCTTGAGGAAGCGGAACGTGCAGTAATTATGCTGCATGGAAGAGGGGCTTCAGCAGGAGGCATGATCCGGATGTCGGAAAAACTGCCGGAAGCTGCTTATCTTGCACCGCAGGCCTCAAAGAGAACATGGTATCCACGAAGTTTTCTGGAGCCAAGAGAGAAAAACCAGCCACATCTTGACTCCGCGTTAAATACTGTAGATCACCTTGTGGAAAAGGCCTCTGAAGAAGTTGGAACGGAGAACGTTGTTCTTCTAGGTTTCTCCCAGGGAGCCTGTCTTGCCTCCGAGTACGCAGCTTCCAACCCGGAAAAGTACGGAGGCATAATACTGTTCAGCGGAGGCCTTATCGGCGAGGAAGTCGGAGAGTTCTCAGGAGACATGGAGAGTACTCGAGTATTCATCGGGTGCGCTGACAACGATCCTCATATCCCTCTGGAAAGGGTTGAGAAAACAGAAGAAATCTTCAACTCTCTGAATGCTGACGTCGAGAAATACATTATGCAGGGCTCGCATCACGGTATTGTGGATCACGAAATCGAGAAGGCCTCCGAAATCATCAAGTGA
- a CDS encoding metal-dependent hydrolase gives MIAGHFLLAFTLAGAIAVALGYEKDKALYLAVFAGGFSIIPDVDMIYGIKGVVLALESGPGGFPGTFWTVSNRVHRGLSHSLVTGLAASIGFTAYFIRNKISVASAVTGLLVATAFVFEDFVGAVVMLAFSVIGLALAEKAQGKMSSKEFFSIASLGLLSHPFGDFFTGTPPELFFPLTNAVKESRIVLNQDPVLNLLSIFGLELSLGLSALILGLYLKEIPVKEKISPLVALGGLYGFAFYLIPAPTLAASYSFVFSILGYGVVVPAYHFKSMKKDIEDLLTVGLNYVLTIAVALATYILIYVVA, from the coding sequence ATGATAGCAGGCCATTTCCTCCTTGCCTTCACACTGGCAGGTGCTATAGCAGTAGCACTGGGCTATGAGAAAGACAAGGCCCTGTATCTAGCAGTTTTCGCCGGTGGCTTCTCCATTATACCAGATGTCGACATGATCTACGGGATAAAAGGAGTAGTTCTCGCGCTTGAATCAGGGCCCGGAGGATTTCCCGGCACTTTCTGGACAGTTTCAAACCGAGTGCACAGAGGCCTCAGCCACAGCCTTGTAACAGGTCTTGCAGCCTCTATAGGTTTCACAGCTTACTTTATACGAAATAAAATATCTGTGGCATCAGCTGTGACAGGCCTTCTTGTAGCCACTGCCTTTGTCTTCGAGGACTTTGTCGGAGCAGTTGTCATGCTAGCATTCTCTGTCATAGGCCTTGCACTGGCGGAAAAAGCCCAGGGAAAAATGAGTAGCAAAGAGTTTTTCTCAATAGCCAGCCTAGGCCTTCTCTCACATCCTTTCGGAGATTTCTTTACAGGAACTCCACCAGAGCTGTTCTTCCCTCTGACAAACGCAGTTAAAGAGTCGAGAATTGTCCTAAATCAGGATCCAGTGCTTAACTTGCTCTCAATCTTCGGCCTTGAACTCTCTCTAGGGCTTTCAGCATTGATACTTGGACTTTACCTGAAAGAAATACCTGTAAAAGAGAAAATCTCTCCTCTAGTAGCTCTGGGAGGCCTTTACGGTTTTGCCTTCTATCTGATTCCTGCCCCCACGCTGGCAGCGTCGTATTCTTTCGTATTCTCCATCCTGGGGTACGGAGTTGTTGTACCTGCGTACCACTTCAAGAGCATGAAGAAAGATATTGAGGACTTACTTACAGTAGGCCTGAACTATGTTTTAACTATCGCAGTGGCGCTGGCCACATATATATTGATCTACGTAGTGGCCTAG
- a CDS encoding PH domain-containing protein, with product MTIDWVNLDDDEDVLWQGQPRIKSILPAVIMGIPFIPVLGLGFLIMAGAYYSVKNTYFVVTDQGLYRKSGVLSRNVQKIGFDKVQNISFSQGIFGSYFDYGNIEISTAGGQGVEMRFNSIQQPREVEEIVNSRLKQEKKVEYSEGDKNLELQELREIRKLLESIDSKME from the coding sequence ATGACAATTGACTGGGTAAACTTGGATGACGATGAGGATGTTCTCTGGCAGGGCCAGCCCCGCATAAAAAGCATTCTACCGGCCGTAATCATGGGGATTCCTTTCATACCGGTGCTCGGGCTTGGATTTCTGATAATGGCCGGTGCCTATTACAGCGTGAAAAACACTTACTTCGTGGTAACGGATCAAGGCCTTTACAGGAAGTCAGGTGTTCTTTCAAGAAATGTTCAGAAGATAGGATTTGACAAAGTTCAGAACATCAGTTTCTCTCAGGGAATTTTCGGCAGCTACTTCGATTATGGAAATATTGAGATTTCTACGGCCGGTGGCCAGGGAGTTGAAATGCGGTTTAACAGCATTCAGCAGCCAAGAGAGGTTGAGGAAATAGTTAACAGCCGTTTGAAGCAGGAGAAAAAAGTTGAATACTCTGAAGGTGATAAAAATCTTGAATTACAGGAGCTCAGAGAAATCAGAAAACTCCTGGAAAGCATAGATAGCAAGATGGAATAA
- a CDS encoding methionine adenosyltransferase translates to MNISIDKTEKDPVENRKTELVERKGLGHPDSISDGIAEKVSRELSREYRERFGHILHHNTDEVQLVAGESNPEFGGADSPEESAQSTNLSENGAGGEVIEPIYILLTGRATREFEGEEIPVDRIALEAAKEYINENFKALGTSQVEIESRIGETSTDLAAVYEREERFSNDTSFGVGHAPLSSAEKTVKQVEKKVRGLERCGEDVKVMGLRQQDKITITVAAPAISSRTESMEEYREHLEDVEKVAEQVAEENGLEPEVHVNTADDLEKEEIYLTVTGTSAEMGDDGSVGRGNRVNGLITPHRSMSMEAASGKNPVTHVGKIYNLLSREIAKEIHGKTGHYAQVKLLSQIGGPIKDPQLVEVESSAEEKDIEQIVSRKLEEIDSITEKCVKGDISTF, encoded by the coding sequence ATGAACATCAGTATCGACAAAACAGAGAAAGATCCTGTCGAAAACAGAAAAACAGAACTTGTGGAGAGAAAAGGCCTGGGCCACCCGGACAGCATCAGCGATGGAATAGCGGAGAAAGTTTCCCGCGAGCTTTCCAGAGAGTACAGGGAGAGATTCGGCCATATCCTCCACCACAACACCGATGAAGTACAGCTGGTGGCAGGAGAATCAAATCCAGAGTTCGGGGGCGCGGATTCCCCGGAGGAATCTGCTCAGAGCACCAATCTCTCAGAGAACGGTGCAGGTGGAGAAGTAATTGAACCAATATACATTCTTCTGACAGGCCGAGCGACAAGAGAATTTGAAGGAGAGGAAATACCTGTAGACAGAATCGCTCTAGAAGCGGCAAAAGAATACATCAACGAAAACTTCAAGGCCCTCGGCACATCACAAGTAGAAATTGAATCAAGGATTGGAGAAACCTCAACAGATCTTGCCGCAGTGTACGAAAGAGAGGAAAGATTCTCTAATGACACCAGCTTTGGAGTAGGCCATGCACCGCTCTCATCAGCCGAAAAAACCGTTAAACAGGTAGAGAAAAAGGTTAGAGGCCTGGAAAGATGTGGAGAAGACGTCAAAGTTATGGGCCTCCGACAGCAAGACAAAATAACAATCACAGTTGCAGCCCCAGCCATCTCATCAAGAACAGAATCAATGGAAGAATACAGAGAACACCTGGAAGATGTAGAAAAAGTAGCTGAACAAGTTGCCGAAGAAAACGGCCTCGAACCAGAAGTACATGTAAACACAGCCGACGATCTCGAAAAAGAGGAGATCTACTTGACAGTTACAGGTACCTCGGCCGAAATGGGCGACGATGGGTCAGTAGGCAGAGGAAACAGAGTAAATGGCCTGATAACACCTCACAGATCCATGAGCATGGAGGCCGCATCTGGCAAAAACCCTGTCACACACGTAGGAAAAATCTACAACCTTCTGTCAAGGGAAATAGCAAAAGAAATTCACGGAAAAACCGGCCACTACGCACAGGTAAAACTCCTCTCACAGATAGGAGGCCCAATAAAAGACCCGCAACTGGTAGAAGTAGAGTCATCAGCTGAAGAAAAAGACATAGAACAGATAGTGTCAAGAAAGCTAGAGGAAATAGACTCAATCACTGAAAAATGTGTTAAAGGAGATATCAGCACATTCTAG
- a CDS encoding LamG domain-containing protein, with protein sequence MELRHFFYFITILFVFSTLSTASGPQSYYSFNSEQLNIQDTYSNNNIQGLASSLRFDGEDDHIQVPYSESMDIKDELTIAGWVYLEKHPDQTSNNDYRLIFGRSNGYDPYGLLLEESSTGLVGSTFFNGSRQYVAGGIDPAEMVDQWSHVAFTYDANTGNGTIYLNGSILGTGIYETGQFDTSTKNIQFTEPGGPNGHTWNGKMSDMRLYNRSLSTTEINQLYGGKNVEQDLVSYWPMFNKKGKVYDVTGPNDGFWQSSSTSGILNFDGFVNGSFKDGSEKNNHGLYTDMIEGSFSGANDGTLDGGQRTGSFDGKAVEFNGAGDIDVPNSASLNFKDTGFSISAWFKTNSTSMTGSCCLSHTMIEKYGSGQGYMLGIAYGDTIYASFFDDTGGKFDPRATPPSDFKDNKWHHVVGVNNGTHAMLYYDGSLLDTQTAKKTDYSNSDSLRIGSGFNGTIDNVKIYDNALDKYQVKDLYKDRRELYAQQKAEYKFEGSGTSIKDTSMIQPGVSGESLSIDGVNDQVTFPENNEINRSMNSENWTISFFFKPRESLIGGGWSDFINMPTKNSGMFRIEHNKNLGDGIIAYWSIDDGTNGHNPADYICSFRNLDETKWYHLAVTLESSNKGAKCFVDGKLSDEESASAMADHEKIKGSINILSDTGKRYNIDSFKIFNTTMNSSEIQKLSYGREPSQIELRDFSFDSMQNDTVYDTSMLGQGKNRKGLHLKEGNGYAYLPDSSSLSPSDEVTVAAWIKQTGTASSSYQRITDKGSGLTYWVHDGNGDTCVRLSATESGGSAQTCFNTNIQKDRWYHLAFSYDSDTNETKLYLNGSLFGTSTYYTGPMSGSGSALSIGNSGGSRPWIGKIDELKIENEELTEEEISDLYRSEKAGLAQETSDPDPSDFKFENGIFGTDSLRINSVDSRVEGEILRPDKGFTASFWVWNSNNWDENRTIWKDKNNRIRLKSYRERAVLEWTDGNDIYGLKSHKLASEKWYRFTTSYNRTENKFYLYIDGRKQDIPVNYSGDIEVMGRPVYTSRTQIFGGDKRENFEGRIDDVFFFRESIDPEIRDIVQLR encoded by the coding sequence ATGGAGCTGAGACACTTCTTCTACTTTATAACCATTTTATTTGTCTTCAGCACCTTGTCTACAGCTTCCGGCCCCCAGTCCTACTACAGCTTTAATTCAGAGCAGCTAAATATTCAAGATACCTACAGCAACAATAATATTCAAGGCCTTGCTTCCAGCTTACGTTTTGATGGAGAAGATGACCACATACAGGTTCCTTACTCTGAAAGCATGGATATAAAAGATGAACTGACTATCGCCGGATGGGTTTACCTAGAAAAACACCCTGATCAAACCTCCAACAACGATTACCGACTTATATTCGGCAGATCAAACGGCTACGATCCATACGGCCTCTTACTGGAGGAAAGCTCCACAGGCCTTGTAGGAAGCACATTCTTCAACGGCAGCAGACAGTACGTAGCAGGAGGCATAGATCCAGCTGAAATGGTAGATCAATGGAGCCACGTCGCATTTACGTACGATGCAAATACTGGAAACGGAACAATCTACCTTAACGGATCGATACTAGGCACTGGAATATACGAAACAGGCCAGTTCGATACCTCGACCAAAAACATCCAGTTCACAGAACCAGGCGGGCCTAATGGACACACCTGGAACGGAAAAATGTCGGACATGCGACTTTACAACCGGTCCCTCTCCACAACCGAGATAAACCAGCTTTACGGAGGAAAAAATGTCGAGCAGGACCTGGTTTCCTACTGGCCCATGTTTAACAAAAAAGGGAAAGTATACGACGTAACCGGGCCTAATGACGGTTTCTGGCAGTCATCTTCAACCTCGGGGATACTCAACTTTGATGGTTTTGTGAATGGCTCTTTCAAGGACGGGTCGGAGAAAAATAATCACGGCCTGTACACAGACATGATAGAAGGATCTTTCAGCGGCGCAAACGACGGGACGCTGGATGGGGGACAGAGAACAGGTAGCTTTGATGGCAAAGCCGTAGAATTCAATGGGGCCGGAGATATCGACGTGCCGAACAGTGCCTCGCTGAATTTCAAGGATACAGGCTTCAGTATTTCAGCCTGGTTCAAAACAAACAGCACAAGCATGACTGGATCCTGCTGCCTTTCACACACTATGATTGAGAAGTACGGTAGCGGCCAGGGATACATGCTAGGCATAGCCTACGGAGATACAATCTACGCATCATTTTTCGATGATACTGGGGGAAAATTTGATCCAAGAGCCACACCTCCTTCAGACTTCAAAGACAACAAATGGCATCATGTCGTAGGTGTGAACAACGGTACACACGCCATGCTATACTATGATGGTAGTTTACTTGATACACAGACAGCGAAAAAGACCGACTACAGCAACTCGGACAGTTTAAGAATAGGGAGCGGTTTCAACGGAACAATAGACAACGTCAAAATCTACGATAATGCCTTGGACAAATACCAGGTTAAAGACCTATACAAAGACAGAAGAGAGTTATATGCACAGCAAAAAGCTGAATACAAATTTGAGGGATCCGGGACATCAATTAAAGACACATCCATGATTCAACCTGGCGTATCTGGAGAATCTCTCAGTATCGACGGCGTAAACGACCAAGTCACATTCCCAGAGAACAATGAAATAAACAGATCAATGAACTCGGAAAACTGGACTATCAGCTTCTTCTTCAAACCAAGAGAGTCACTTATCGGAGGAGGCTGGTCTGACTTTATCAACATGCCAACCAAAAACAGCGGAATGTTCCGAATAGAACACAACAAAAACCTGGGAGATGGAATTATAGCCTACTGGTCAATAGACGATGGCACAAATGGCCACAACCCTGCTGACTACATATGCAGCTTCCGAAACCTGGATGAAACAAAATGGTATCATCTAGCAGTTACACTGGAAAGCTCAAATAAAGGAGCAAAATGCTTTGTAGACGGCAAACTCAGCGACGAAGAATCGGCCTCCGCAATGGCAGACCACGAAAAAATCAAGGGAAGCATCAACATTCTCTCAGACACCGGAAAAAGATACAATATAGACTCATTCAAGATCTTCAACACGACAATGAACAGCTCGGAAATACAGAAACTGAGCTATGGCCGAGAACCTTCACAAATTGAACTTAGAGACTTCTCCTTTGACTCCATGCAAAACGACACAGTATACGACACGTCCATGCTGGGACAGGGGAAGAATAGAAAAGGCCTCCACCTGAAAGAAGGCAATGGATACGCATACCTGCCCGATAGCTCAAGTCTATCGCCAAGCGACGAAGTAACAGTTGCTGCATGGATTAAACAGACAGGCACAGCCTCAAGCTCGTACCAGAGAATAACAGATAAAGGATCAGGCCTTACTTACTGGGTTCACGATGGAAATGGAGATACTTGCGTAAGGCTCTCAGCCACGGAATCAGGTGGGAGCGCGCAGACCTGTTTCAATACCAACATTCAGAAAGACAGATGGTACCATCTGGCATTCAGCTACGATTCCGACACCAACGAGACCAAACTTTACCTTAACGGCTCTCTATTTGGAACAAGCACATACTACACAGGCCCGATGTCAGGAAGCGGGTCAGCACTATCAATAGGAAACTCTGGAGGTTCAAGGCCCTGGATTGGAAAAATAGATGAGCTGAAAATTGAAAACGAGGAACTAACTGAAGAAGAAATATCAGACCTTTACAGAAGCGAGAAAGCAGGCCTTGCACAGGAAACTTCCGACCCCGACCCCTCAGACTTCAAATTCGAGAACGGGATCTTCGGCACAGACAGCCTGAGAATTAACTCAGTTGATTCAAGAGTCGAAGGAGAGATATTAAGGCCCGATAAAGGATTTACTGCCTCTTTCTGGGTGTGGAACAGCAACAACTGGGATGAAAACAGGACAATCTGGAAAGACAAAAACAATAGAATAAGGCTGAAATCATACAGAGAACGTGCAGTACTCGAATGGACGGATGGAAACGACATCTATGGACTGAAAAGCCATAAACTTGCATCAGAGAAATGGTATCGGTTTACTACAAGCTACAACAGAACAGAAAACAAATTCTACCTCTATATCGATGGTCGGAAGCAGGATATTCCTGTAAATTATTCTGGAGATATTGAAGTGATGGGAAGGCCTGTCTACACGTCCAGAACGCAAATATTTGGCGGTGATAAAAGAGAGAATTTTGAAGGCCGGATAGACGATGTATTCTTCTTCCGTGAAAGCATAGATCCTGAAATCAGGGATATAGTGCAACTACGATAG